TCCGATGGGGGGAATGATGTGATTGAGGATGCGATCTCCCAGTACGAACAAAACCAGGAGACTTAGGTACACTTCTGCAGACAGCTTTTTCTGGTGAGTTGATGGCTGATGGGTGCGATCGGGCTGTGGAGGGGGTGGGTGCGATCGTGGTGGCGTGACGTCTCGATTGTCTACACACTGCGTAGACAATTGCCCAATTCACTCCGCCCAACATTTGGAACACACTATGTGCACAATGTTTTTTCTTCATCAGTTGGCTGAAGTGCGATCGCCTAAAATCGACCCATAAGCGTAAAAGACTAGCTGCCATGACCGCTGAAGCACCTGTTATCCATAGGGACCCAGAGATCTTGGGCGGTACCCGCGTCTTTGTGGGCACGCGGGTACCGATGAAAACGCTACTCGATTACCTCGAAGTGGGCGATTCCCTCGATGAGTTTTTAGACTACTTTCCCAGTGTGGGCAGAGAGCAAGCGATCGCGGCGCTTGAGATGGATGCATCCAAACGCTAACCATGCCTACGTTTGAGTACGATGAAAACAAAAGCCAGTCAAACTTGGCGAAGCATGGCATCGACTTTGTGGAAGCCCAAAAACTGTGGGATGCCCCCAACACCTTTGTGATTCCTGCTAAAACCGAAGACGAAACCCGATTTTTGATCATCGGTAAGATAGGGGATAAGCATTGGACAGCAGTGATCACCTACCGAGGGCAGAATACGCGCATTATTTCCGTTCGGCGATCGCGCAAAGAAGAGGTGGCATTCTATGAAGGCTAAAGACTTCGACCAACAATTTGAGGATGGAGAAGACCTCACCCCCTACCTTGACCTCTCCCAGGCGAAGCGATTGGGGAGCGATCGGCAAAGCATCAGTATCGATCTTCCTGTCTGGCTGCTAGAGCGCATTAACGAAGAAGCCAACCGCTTAGGCACCACCGCTCAAGATGTGATTCAAACGTCTCTGGCAGAGCATCTTGCCGCCAGCGAGCCCTAATAAACTTCAACAATCCTGAAATATGGCAGAAGTGAATCAGCCTGAGCCGCATGAAACGCCGACGGAGGAAGCGATTGAAGGTATTCGACAGGGATTGCATGAAGCCTTAAGCGAGCAAACTATCCCTCTCGCAGATATGTGGAAAGACATTGATGTTGAGATGCCTGAGCGGGTTTCCGGTCTCTTGAAAGGAGAAGTAGGCGACACCTTTTTCGAACCGTTGCCGGAAGAAATTCTCCGAGAATGGGAAGAGTAATTTTGCTGACTGAGCGCCAAAAAGTGCTTTAACGCAAATCTCAGTTTGCCTCTACCAAACGCTGAAACGCCCTGAAATCAAGCCTAAAGGTGCTTTAACGCAAATCGAGGCAACCGTGAACGAAGCCGAAACCCACACTGAACTCATCGACCCCGCCCGCCGCGCTGCTGGCTGGGACGTCG
This portion of the Halomicronema hongdechloris C2206 genome encodes:
- the brnA gene encoding type II toxin-antitoxin system BrnA family antitoxin, which translates into the protein MKAKDFDQQFEDGEDLTPYLDLSQAKRLGSDRQSISIDLPVWLLERINEEANRLGTTAQDVIQTSLAEHLAASEP
- a CDS encoding BrnT family toxin; amino-acid sequence: MPTFEYDENKSQSNLAKHGIDFVEAQKLWDAPNTFVIPAKTEDETRFLIIGKIGDKHWTAVITYRGQNTRIISVRRSRKEEVAFYEG
- a CDS encoding DUF433 domain-containing protein yields the protein MTAEAPVIHRDPEILGGTRVFVGTRVPMKTLLDYLEVGDSLDEFLDYFPSVGREQAIAALEMDASKR